From the Pseudomonas sp. SORT22 genome, one window contains:
- the fdxA gene encoding ferredoxin FdxA, with protein MTFVVTDNCIKCKYTDCVEVCPVDCFYEGPNFLVIHPDECIDCALCEPECPAVAIFSEDEVPAGMENFIELNAELAEIWPNITEKKDSLPDAAEWDGKPGKIADLER; from the coding sequence ATGACCTTCGTCGTCACCGACAACTGCATCAAGTGCAAGTACACCGACTGCGTAGAAGTCTGTCCGGTGGACTGCTTCTACGAAGGCCCGAACTTCCTGGTCATTCACCCGGACGAGTGCATCGACTGTGCACTGTGCGAGCCTGAATGCCCCGCCGTCGCCATTTTCTCGGAAGACGAAGTGCCTGCCGGCATGGAGAACTTCATCGAGCTCAATGCCGAGCTGGCGGAAATCTGGCCGAACATCACCGAAAAGAAAGATTCGTTGCCAGATGCCGCCGAGTGGGATGGCAAGCCAGGCAAGATCGCCGATCTCGAGCGCTAA
- the mutS gene encoding DNA mismatch repair protein MutS has protein sequence MSDLSAHTPMMQQYWKLKNQHPDQLMFYRMGDFYEIFYEDAKKAAKLLDITLTARGQSAGQSIPMCGIPFHAAEGYLAKLVKLGESVVICEQIGDPATSKGPVERQVVRIITPGTVSDEALLDERRDNLIAAVLGDERLFGLAVLDITSGNFSVLEIKGWENLLAELERINPVELLIPDDWPQGLPAEKRRGSRRRAPWDFDRDSARKSLCQQFATQDLKGFGCEKLTLAIGAAGCLLGYAKETQRTALPHLRSLKHERLDDTVVLDGASRRNLELDVNLAGGRDNTLQSVIDRCQTAMGSRLLTRWLNRPLRDLKVLQARQGSIRCLLDGYRFEKLQPQLKEIGDIERILARIGLRNARPRDLARLRDALGALPELQNAMAELEAPHLARLAAIAGTYPELADLLAKAIIDNPPAVIRDGGVLKTGYDSELDELLAMSENAGQFLIDLEAREKARTGLANLKVGYNRVHGYFIELPSKQAEQAPADYIRRQTLKGAERFITPELKTFEDKALSAKSRALAREKMLYDALLENLIGHLAPLQDTAAALAELDVLSNLAERALNLDLNCPQFVDEPCMRITQGRHPVVEQVLTTPFVANDLALDDNTRMLVITGPNMGGKSTYMRQTALIVLMAHIGSFVPAAACELSLVDRIFTRIGSSDDLAGGRSTFMVEMSETANILHNATERSLVLMDEVGRGTSTFDGLSLAWAAAERLAQLRAYTLFATHYFELTVLPESEPLVANVHLNATEHNERIVFLHHVLPGPASQSYGLAVAQLAGVPSPVIQRAREHLGRLETASLPHETPVLQQGAPAVPHQSDLFASLPHPAIEKLGKLDLDNMTPRQAIEMLYTLKTLL, from the coding sequence ATGAGCGATCTTTCCGCACACACCCCGATGATGCAGCAGTACTGGAAGCTGAAAAACCAGCACCCGGACCAGCTGATGTTCTACCGCATGGGCGACTTCTACGAGATCTTCTACGAAGACGCGAAGAAGGCTGCCAAACTCCTGGACATCACCCTGACCGCCCGCGGGCAGTCGGCGGGCCAGTCGATCCCCATGTGCGGTATCCCCTTCCATGCGGCCGAGGGCTACCTGGCCAAGCTGGTGAAGCTGGGCGAGTCGGTGGTGATCTGCGAACAGATCGGCGATCCGGCCACCAGCAAGGGCCCGGTCGAGCGCCAGGTGGTGCGCATCATTACCCCGGGCACGGTCAGTGACGAAGCGCTGCTCGACGAGCGCCGCGACAACCTGATCGCCGCTGTGCTGGGCGACGAGCGCCTGTTCGGCCTGGCTGTGCTGGACATCACCAGCGGCAACTTCAGCGTGCTCGAGATCAAGGGCTGGGAAAACCTGCTGGCCGAGCTTGAGCGCATCAACCCGGTCGAGCTGCTGATCCCCGACGACTGGCCCCAGGGCCTGCCGGCGGAAAAACGCCGTGGCTCACGTCGCCGTGCGCCGTGGGATTTTGACCGCGATTCGGCACGCAAAAGCCTTTGCCAGCAGTTCGCGACCCAGGACCTCAAGGGCTTTGGCTGCGAGAAGCTGACCCTGGCCATCGGCGCCGCCGGCTGCCTGCTCGGCTACGCCAAGGAAACCCAGCGCACCGCCCTGCCGCACCTGCGCAGCCTCAAGCATGAACGCCTGGACGACACCGTGGTGCTCGACGGCGCCAGCCGGCGCAACCTTGAGCTGGATGTGAACCTGGCCGGTGGCCGCGACAACACCCTGCAATCGGTGATCGACCGCTGCCAAACCGCGATGGGCAGCCGCCTGCTGACCCGCTGGCTGAACCGCCCGCTGCGCGACCTGAAAGTACTGCAGGCACGTCAGGGCTCGATTCGCTGCCTGCTCGACGGTTACCGCTTCGAGAAGCTGCAACCGCAGTTGAAGGAAATCGGCGACATCGAGCGTATCCTCGCCCGTATCGGCCTGCGCAACGCCCGTCCACGCGACCTCGCACGCCTGCGCGATGCCCTCGGTGCCCTGCCGGAACTGCAGAACGCCATGGCCGAGCTTGAGGCGCCGCACCTGGCGCGCCTGGCTGCCATTGCCGGGACCTACCCGGAGCTTGCCGACCTGCTGGCAAAAGCCATCATCGACAACCCGCCAGCGGTGATCCGCGACGGTGGCGTGCTCAAGACCGGCTACGACAGCGAGCTGGACGAGCTGCTGGCGATGAGCGAGAACGCCGGGCAGTTCCTTATTGATCTGGAAGCCCGCGAGAAAGCCCGCACGGGCCTGGCCAACCTCAAGGTCGGCTACAACCGTGTGCATGGCTACTTCATCGAGCTGCCAAGCAAGCAGGCAGAGCAGGCACCGGCTGACTACATCCGCCGCCAGACCCTCAAGGGCGCCGAGCGCTTCATCACCCCGGAGCTGAAAACCTTCGAAGACAAGGCGCTGTCGGCCAAGAGCCGCGCCCTGGCGCGCGAGAAGATGCTCTACGATGCCCTTCTGGAGAACCTGATCGGCCACCTGGCGCCGCTGCAGGACACCGCTGCGGCCCTGGCCGAGCTGGATGTGCTGAGCAACCTGGCCGAGCGCGCGCTGAACCTGGACTTGAACTGCCCGCAGTTCGTCGACGAGCCGTGCATGCGCATCACCCAGGGTCGCCACCCGGTGGTCGAGCAAGTGCTGACCACGCCGTTCGTGGCCAACGACCTGGCCCTGGATGACAACACCCGGATGCTGGTGATCACCGGTCCGAACATGGGCGGTAAATCCACCTACATGCGCCAGACCGCATTGATCGTGCTGATGGCGCACATTGGTAGCTTCGTCCCGGCTGCGGCCTGCGAGCTTTCACTGGTGGATCGCATCTTCACCCGTATCGGCTCCAGCGACGACCTGGCCGGTGGCCGTTCGACCTTCATGGTCGAGATGAGCGAAACCGCCAACATCCTGCACAACGCCACCGAGCGCAGCCTGGTGCTGATGGACGAAGTCGGCCGCGGCACCAGTACCTTCGACGGCCTGTCGCTGGCCTGGGCCGCCGCCGAGCGCCTGGCGCAGCTGCGCGCCTACACGCTGTTCGCCACCCACTACTTCGAGCTGACGGTGCTGCCGGAGAGCGAACCGCTGGTGGCCAACGTGCACCTGAACGCTACCGAGCACAACGAACGCATCGTGTTCCTGCACCACGTGCTGCCCGGCCCCGCCAGCCAGAGCTACGGCCTGGCAGTGGCGCAGCTGGCCGGCGTGCCGTCGCCGGTGATTCAGCGTGCTCGCGAACACCTGGGCCGACTGGAAACCGCCAGCCTGCCCCACGAAACACCTGTCTTGCAGCAAGGTGCACCGGCGGTACCGCACCAGAGCGACCTGTTTGCCAGCCTGCCGCATCCGGCCATCGAGAAGCTCGGAAAGCTGGACCTGGACAATATGACGCCGCGTCAAGCTATCGAAATGCTCTATACACTGAAGACTCTGTTATAA